The following coding sequences lie in one Streptomyces sp. NBC_00510 genomic window:
- the gatC gene encoding Asp-tRNA(Asn)/Glu-tRNA(Gln) amidotransferase subunit GatC, with protein MPGITREEVAHLGRLSRLELKDEELDHFAGQLDAIIGAVARVSEVAGEDVPPTSHPLPLTNVMRPDEVRPSLTPAEALSGAPAEEQQRFKVPQILGED; from the coding sequence ATGCCAGGCATCACGCGCGAGGAGGTCGCCCACCTCGGCCGGCTGTCGCGTCTGGAGCTGAAGGACGAAGAGCTCGACCACTTCGCCGGACAGCTCGACGCCATCATCGGCGCGGTCGCCCGCGTCTCCGAGGTGGCCGGCGAGGACGTACCGCCGACCTCCCACCCGCTGCCGCTGACCAATGTCATGCGCCCCGACGAGGTCCGGCCCAGCCTGACCCCGGCCGAGGCGCTGTCCGGCGCCCCCGCCGAGGAGCAGCAGCGCTTCAAGGTGCCGCAGATCCTGGGGGAGGACTGA
- a CDS encoding bifunctional diguanylate cyclase/phosphodiesterase, which yields MEPTDSAGPAQRLLGPAAPVLPAAALRYSVVGAAAAALVVGVVRILVDGNAFFPGGDVGWAFAVLTGIIVGHLVAMGRDRWWGGTGSGAALTLAMLLLYGWVPAVLVSLAVVVLVGAARRHRWREALLHGAVDILGIGAASLALSAFGTHPSVEQPWQPATWGMAAVPSVLAAAFGYLAATRTLLWYAIVPRAGALPTVARTALIRQGFVGVALLGISPLIIIVAADLPLLLPLFAVPLIALDSTLWIAHARAEEQLRDPLTGLPNRQWLLERTWTALDDAARSGERAALILIDLDKFRSVNDTLGHMAGDRLLVQIADRLRLALPRGAEVARLGGDEFAVLLPTCDAPTRAQRIARALVAALSSPLSLDGLTLVLEASAGVAVYPDHAGDAEGLLRRADVAMYQAKRDRSGVEVYESSRDGNTPDRLGLLGDLRRALDRGEVELHYQPKVRFDGQVVGLEALVRWVHPERGRVSPEEFIAIAETSGLMPQLTEYVLETALGQVARWRAMGLDVPVAVNVSPRDVHSPGFAGAVAARLARHGVPPGALQLEITEHVLLEDPQRAADTMAGLTGHGVKMSLDDFGTGYSSLVHLRRLPVSELKIDRSFVARLSVDAEDAEIVRCTVDLAHSLGLLVVAEGVEDDETWERLRDLGCDAIQGWLVAAAMPPEETTAWLRLRGRAGWRRPAELEAAKERTAVPDAQ from the coding sequence ATGGAACCGACGGACAGCGCCGGACCGGCGCAGCGGCTGCTCGGGCCGGCCGCGCCGGTGCTGCCCGCCGCGGCACTCAGGTACTCGGTCGTGGGCGCTGCGGCGGCGGCCCTGGTCGTGGGCGTGGTCCGGATACTCGTGGACGGCAACGCCTTCTTCCCCGGCGGGGACGTCGGCTGGGCGTTCGCCGTGCTCACCGGCATCATCGTCGGCCACCTGGTCGCCATGGGCCGGGACCGCTGGTGGGGCGGCACCGGTTCCGGCGCCGCCCTGACCCTCGCCATGCTGCTGCTCTACGGCTGGGTGCCCGCGGTGCTGGTCAGCCTGGCCGTCGTCGTCCTGGTCGGCGCGGCCCGCCGGCACCGCTGGCGGGAGGCGCTGCTGCACGGCGCCGTGGACATCCTCGGCATCGGCGCGGCCTCGCTCGCGCTGTCCGCCTTCGGGACCCACCCGTCCGTCGAACAGCCCTGGCAACCCGCCACTTGGGGGATGGCCGCCGTTCCCTCGGTGCTCGCCGCCGCGTTCGGCTACCTGGCTGCGACCCGCACGCTCCTGTGGTACGCGATCGTGCCGCGCGCCGGAGCCCTGCCCACCGTGGCCCGCACCGCCCTGATACGCCAGGGCTTCGTCGGCGTCGCACTGCTCGGCATCTCCCCGCTGATCATCATCGTCGCGGCCGATCTGCCCCTGCTGCTGCCGCTGTTCGCCGTGCCCCTGATCGCGCTCGACTCCACCCTCTGGATCGCCCACGCCCGCGCCGAGGAACAGCTGCGCGACCCCCTCACCGGACTGCCCAACCGTCAGTGGCTGCTGGAGCGCACCTGGACCGCGCTCGACGACGCCGCCCGCAGCGGCGAGCGCGCCGCCCTCATCCTGATCGACCTGGACAAGTTCCGCTCCGTCAACGACACCCTGGGCCACATGGCCGGCGACCGGCTCCTGGTGCAGATCGCGGACCGTCTGCGGCTGGCCCTGCCGCGCGGCGCCGAGGTCGCCCGGCTCGGCGGCGACGAGTTCGCCGTCCTGCTCCCCACCTGCGACGCACCGACCCGCGCCCAGCGCATCGCCAGGGCCCTGGTCGCCGCGCTGAGCTCGCCGTTAAGTCTCGACGGCCTGACCCTGGTGCTCGAGGCCAGCGCCGGGGTCGCCGTCTACCCCGATCACGCCGGTGATGCCGAGGGCCTGCTGCGCCGCGCCGACGTCGCGATGTACCAGGCGAAACGTGACCGCAGCGGGGTCGAGGTCTACGAGTCCTCCCGCGACGGCAACACGCCCGACCGGCTGGGCCTCCTCGGCGACCTGCGCCGGGCGCTGGACCGCGGCGAGGTCGAGCTGCACTACCAGCCGAAGGTCCGCTTCGACGGACAGGTCGTCGGCCTGGAGGCGCTGGTCCGCTGGGTGCACCCCGAGCGCGGCCGGGTGAGCCCCGAGGAGTTCATCGCGATCGCCGAGACCTCCGGGCTCATGCCGCAGCTCACCGAATACGTCCTGGAGACCGCCCTCGGGCAGGTCGCCCGATGGCGGGCGATGGGCCTCGACGTCCCCGTCGCGGTCAACGTCTCGCCGCGCGACGTGCACTCGCCCGGTTTCGCCGGGGCCGTCGCCGCGCGCCTGGCCCGGCACGGGGTCCCGCCGGGTGCGCTGCAGCTGGAGATCACCGAGCACGTGCTGCTGGAGGACCCGCAGCGCGCCGCCGACACCATGGCCGGGCTGACCGGGCACGGGGTGAAGATGTCGCTGGACGACTTCGGCACCGGGTACTCCTCGCTGGTCCACCTGCGGCGGCTGCCGGTGAGCGAGCTGAAGATCGACCGCTCGTTCGTCGCGCGGCTGTCCGTCGACGCCGAGGACGCGGAGATCGTGCGCTGCACGGTCGACCTCGCCCACTCCCTCGGCCTCCTCGTCGTGGCGGAGGGCGTCGAGGACGACGAGACGTGGGAGCGCCTGCGGGACCTGGGCTGCGACGCGATCCAGGGCTGGCTGGTCGCCGCCGCGATGCCCCCGGAGGAGACCACGGCCTGGCTGCGGCTGCGCGGGCGTGCCGGATGGCGCCGCCCGGCGGAGCTGGAGGCCGCGAAGGAGCGGACCGCCGTCCCCGACGCGCAGTAA
- the ligA gene encoding NAD-dependent DNA ligase LigA: MRKDVDVEDSVIPEGARNEDVPAKARELHAALAEQVEEHRFRYYVKDQPVVSDADFDKLLRRLEALEDEHPSLRTPDSPTQKVAGAYATEFTSVEHRERMLSLDNAFTEEELNAWAERLAAELGPPAGEGGTYHFLCELKVDGLAVNLTYENGRLVRGATRGDGRTGEDITPNVRTIAEIPDRLAGERVPALVEIRGEVFFPMEKFEELNARLVEAGDKPFANPRNAAAGSLRQKDPRVTASRPLHMVVHGIGAREGFTIDCQSHAYELLHEWGLPTTKYARVVGTLAEVKEAIAYYGEHRHDVEHEIDGIVVKVDEIPLQGRLGSTARAPRWAIAWKYAPEEVNTKLVDIRVGVGRTGRVTPYAVVEPVTVAGSEVEFATLHNQDVVKAKGVLIGDTVVLRKAGDVIPEILGPVVDLRDGDEREFVMPAQCPECGTPLRPMKEGDIDLRCPNARGCPAQIRERLFYLGGRKCLDIENFGYVAAAALTRPLEPAEPPLRDEGDLFGLTAEDLLPIRAHVLDQNSGLPKRDPETGEEKVVSVFANQQGELKKNAVAMLENIQQAKERPLARIIAGLSIRHVGPVAAEALARELRDLDAVFAADEERLAGVDGVGGIIAASLKQWYEEEWHREILRKWKAAGVRFTEEGSDEGPRPLEGLTVVVTGTLATHTRDGAKEALVSRGAKVTGSVSKKTDFVVVGDSPGSKYDKAVQLKVPILDEEGFAVLLGQGADAAREAAVNPEG, from the coding sequence ATGAGGAAGGACGTGGACGTGGAGGACTCCGTGATCCCCGAGGGCGCCAGGAACGAGGACGTGCCGGCGAAGGCGCGCGAGCTGCACGCCGCCCTGGCCGAGCAGGTCGAGGAGCACCGCTTCCGCTACTACGTCAAGGACCAGCCGGTCGTCAGCGACGCCGACTTCGACAAGCTGCTGCGGCGGCTGGAGGCGCTGGAGGACGAGCACCCCTCGCTGCGCACGCCGGACTCGCCGACCCAGAAGGTCGCCGGCGCGTACGCGACGGAGTTCACCTCCGTCGAGCACCGCGAGCGCATGCTCTCCCTCGACAACGCCTTCACCGAGGAGGAGCTGAACGCCTGGGCCGAACGCCTCGCCGCGGAGCTGGGCCCCCCGGCGGGCGAGGGCGGCACCTACCACTTCCTGTGCGAGCTGAAGGTCGACGGGCTCGCCGTCAACCTCACGTACGAGAACGGCCGTCTGGTGCGCGGCGCCACGCGCGGTGACGGCCGCACCGGCGAGGACATCACGCCCAACGTCCGCACGATCGCCGAGATCCCGGACCGGCTGGCGGGGGAGCGCGTCCCCGCGCTGGTCGAGATCCGCGGCGAGGTCTTCTTCCCGATGGAGAAGTTCGAGGAGCTCAACGCCCGTCTGGTCGAGGCCGGCGACAAGCCCTTCGCCAACCCGCGCAACGCCGCCGCCGGCTCCCTGCGGCAGAAGGACCCCCGGGTGACCGCGAGCCGCCCGCTGCACATGGTGGTGCACGGCATCGGCGCCCGTGAGGGCTTCACCATCGACTGCCAGTCGCACGCCTACGAGCTGCTGCACGAGTGGGGCCTGCCCACCACCAAGTACGCCCGCGTGGTCGGCACGCTCGCCGAGGTCAAGGAGGCCATCGCCTACTACGGCGAGCACCGCCACGACGTCGAGCACGAGATCGACGGCATCGTCGTCAAGGTCGACGAGATCCCGCTGCAGGGCCGGCTCGGCTCCACCGCCCGCGCGCCGCGCTGGGCCATCGCGTGGAAGTACGCGCCGGAGGAGGTCAACACCAAGCTGGTCGACATCCGGGTCGGCGTCGGCCGCACGGGCCGGGTGACCCCGTACGCGGTGGTCGAGCCGGTCACGGTCGCCGGCTCGGAGGTCGAGTTCGCCACCCTGCACAACCAGGACGTGGTCAAGGCCAAGGGCGTGCTGATCGGCGACACCGTCGTGCTGCGCAAGGCCGGTGACGTCATCCCCGAGATCCTCGGCCCGGTCGTCGACCTGCGGGACGGCGACGAGCGCGAGTTCGTGATGCCCGCCCAGTGCCCCGAGTGCGGCACCCCGCTGCGCCCGATGAAGGAGGGCGACATCGACCTGCGCTGCCCCAACGCGCGGGGCTGCCCGGCGCAGATCCGGGAACGGCTGTTCTACCTGGGCGGCCGCAAGTGCCTGGACATCGAGAACTTCGGCTACGTCGCCGCGGCCGCGCTCACCCGGCCCCTGGAGCCCGCCGAGCCGCCGCTGCGCGACGAGGGCGACCTGTTCGGCCTCACCGCCGAGGACCTGCTGCCCATCCGCGCCCACGTCCTCGACCAGAACAGCGGCCTGCCCAAGCGCGACCCGGAGACCGGTGAGGAGAAGGTCGTCTCGGTCTTCGCCAACCAGCAGGGTGAGCTGAAGAAGAACGCGGTGGCCATGCTGGAGAACATCCAGCAGGCCAAGGAGCGGCCGCTGGCCCGGATCATCGCGGGCCTGTCGATCCGTCACGTCGGCCCGGTCGCCGCCGAGGCCCTGGCCCGCGAGCTCCGCGACCTGGACGCCGTCTTCGCCGCCGACGAGGAGCGACTGGCGGGTGTCGACGGCGTCGGCGGGATCATCGCGGCCTCCCTCAAGCAGTGGTACGAGGAGGAGTGGCACCGCGAGATCCTGCGCAAGTGGAAGGCCGCAGGCGTCCGGTTCACCGAGGAGGGCTCCGACGAGGGGCCGCGCCCGCTGGAGGGCCTCACCGTCGTCGTCACCGGCACCCTCGCCACCCACACCCGGGACGGCGCGAAGGAGGCGCTCGTGAGCCGCGGGGCCAAGGTCACCGGATCGGTCTCCAAGAAGACCGACTTCGTGGTCGTCGGCGACAGCCCGGGCTCCAAGTACGACAAGGCGGTGCAGCTGAAGGTGCCGATCCTGGACGAGGAGGGCTTCGCCGTCCTGCTCGGACAGGGCGCCGACGCGGCCCGGGAGGCCGCCGTGAACCCGGAGGGCTGA
- a CDS encoding methionine synthase codes for MSTEATEAKFRLPEGAATGVGSMPGGDAREAARTATGALEALPFLPELPARGPGADMIGRTLGMLVELYARVEPSGWRFGDRPGRDTRRAGAWLGEDLDALEEFTQGYEGPLKLQAVGPWTLAASVELKNGEAALSDPGACRDLAASLGEGLRLHLEDVRRRVPGARPVLQLDEPSLTAVLQGRVRSASGYRTHRAVDRGVVEGALRDVMAAVGGVDGVPVIAHSCAPEVPFALLRRAGVAGVSFDFSLLAESDWDAFGEAAEAGTALFTGVVPGTDAPLSDPAGSVSGVRALWRRLGLSPGDLGTSVAVTPSCGLAGASPAYARAALVHCAKAARSLVDNPE; via the coding sequence GCGCGGACGGCGACCGGCGCGCTGGAGGCGCTGCCGTTCCTGCCGGAGCTGCCCGCGCGCGGCCCGGGCGCGGACATGATCGGCCGCACGCTCGGGATGCTCGTCGAGCTGTACGCGCGCGTGGAGCCCAGCGGATGGCGGTTCGGTGACCGGCCGGGCCGGGACACCCGCCGGGCCGGGGCGTGGCTGGGGGAGGACCTGGACGCCCTGGAGGAGTTCACCCAGGGCTACGAGGGCCCCCTGAAGCTCCAGGCGGTCGGGCCGTGGACGCTCGCGGCCTCCGTCGAGCTGAAGAACGGCGAGGCGGCACTTTCCGACCCGGGGGCCTGCCGTGACCTGGCCGCCTCGCTCGGCGAGGGACTGCGACTGCACCTGGAGGACGTGCGCCGGCGTGTGCCCGGCGCGAGGCCCGTGCTGCAGCTGGACGAGCCCTCGCTCACCGCCGTGCTCCAGGGCCGGGTCAGGAGCGCCAGCGGCTACCGCACCCACCGCGCGGTGGACCGCGGTGTCGTCGAGGGTGCGCTGCGGGACGTCATGGCGGCCGTGGGCGGTGTGGACGGCGTGCCGGTGATCGCGCACTCCTGCGCGCCGGAGGTGCCCTTCGCGCTGCTGCGGCGGGCCGGGGTGGCGGGGGTGTCGTTCGATTTCTCGCTGCTCGCGGAGAGTGACTGGGACGCCTTCGGCGAGGCGGCCGAGGCGGGAACCGCGCTCTTCACCGGTGTCGTCCCGGGGACCGACGCCCCATTGTCGGACCCTGCGGGTAGCGTCAGTGGTGTTCGGGCGCTGTGGCGCAGGCTGGGGCTGTCCCCGGGGGATCTGGGCACCTCCGTGGCGGTGACCCCGTCCTGTGGTCTGGCGGGGGCCTCGCCGGCCTATGCCCGTGCCGCCCTGGTGCACTGCGCGAAGGCGGCACGCTCGCTCGTCGACAACCCTGAGTGA